A genomic region of Plasmodium falciparum 3D7 genome assembly, chromosome: 11 contains the following coding sequences:
- a CDS encoding phosphopantothenate--cysteine ligase, putative — translation MKCIECFENIEDFDGNLSNTSIKEIDNVIVSKKEKSLLLSNKETLFIHNYKEGISNINNESYKVLSMDNFVRNKKETIINNIEKVYNRNVVNNIYSSDLLNKHYNKQKKHNLLHIEPSGVLYKNDEEYFKIALRYDPENNEDNIKDELLKQNENNDNICNVKDDDYFLKYSKFFNSKLRPKNIDEILKTLEENFLPNDDDNIIFITSGGTKVPLEKVDIRNIDNFSTGRRGALMCEYFLKKNKKVIFLHRRGSHLPFEYHLKGVANFNNLNLVDNNIITFNLKEDEKLNLINNIKNYQKYKENLFIVAFDTIFDYGYYLLEIGKLLNDNMKKRYEKYFNLNKDFNYTLVVDVYAKNILEDIVHLFSSNNNVIYGKYNEEGRFYELLQKLILFENLRLEKYNNNNNINNNNNNNNNRCYDLSNFFKYIFDILYDMIKKGQIRLSDESIKDILVRAKFFINNINGCMKNKSHDYILNDINHLKYNVNHKNDNKNMYMYEKINNINFCNSVHINGEINENVSNVGDNKSDEFLFPSHLMILCAAASDFYIPFDDLLDFKIDSNNCPFQIEMYLTPKFYKITYKYFPFLKHCIFKLEDQDNVLIKKSNERLEHADMLIANILTQRNMFVYIFKKEQEYFKLTKSKGEPIENNICREVCKHFSII, via the coding sequence atgaaatgtaTTGAATGTTTTGAAAATATAGAAGATTTTGATGGAAATTTATCAAATACCTctataaaagaaatagatAATGTTATTGTAAGTAAAAAAGAgaaatctttattattatctaataAAGAGACTTTATTTATCCATAATTATAAAGAGGGCATatctaatattaataatgaatcATATAAGGTATTATCTATGGATAATTTTGTAAGAAATAAGAAGGAaactattattaataatatagaaaaagtatataatagaaatgttgtgaataatatatattcatctgatttattaaataaacatTATAATAAGCAAAAGAAGCataatttattacatatagaACCTAGTggtgtattatataaaaatgatgaggaatattttaaaatagcTTTACGTTATGATCcagaaaataatgaagataatataaaagatgaactactaaaacaaaatgaaaataatgataatatatgtaatgtaaaagatgatgattattttttgaagTATTCAAAATTTTTCAATAGTAAATTGAGACCTAAAAATATagatgaaatattaaaaacattAGAGGAGAATTTCCTTccaaatgatgatgataatataatatttataacatcGGGAGGTACTAAAGTTCCTCTTGAAAAGGttgatataagaaatattgaTAATTTTTCTACAGGAAGGAGAGGAGCACTTATGtgtgaatattttttaaaaaaaaataagaaagtGATTTTTTTACACCGAAGAGGATCTCATTTACCATTTGAATATCATTTAAAGGGTGTAgcaaattttaataatttaaatcttgtagataataatattattacatttaatTTGAAGGaggatgaaaaattaaacctaataaataatataaagaattatcAGAAATATAAGGAGAACCTTTTTATAGTAGCTTTTGATACAATATTTGATTAtggttattatttattagaaattggaaaattattaaatgataatatgaaaaaaagatATGAGAAATATTTTAATCTTAATAAGGattttaattatacattGGTAGTTGATGTATATgctaaaaatattttagaaGATATAGTTCATTTATTTTCgtctaataataatgtaatatatggTAAATATAATGAGGAAGGACGTTTTTATgaattattacaaaaattgATTTTATTTGAAAATCTACgtttagaaaaatataataataataataatataaataataataataataataataataatagatgTTATGATTTatcaaatttttttaaatatatatttgatattttatatgatatgatTAAAAAAGGTCAAATTAGATTATCAGACGAAAGTATAAAAGATATTCTTGTAAGagcaaaattttttataaataatattaatggtTGTATGAAAAATAAGAGCCACGATTACATTCTTAATGACATAaatcatttaaaatataatgttaatcataaaaatgataataaaaatatgtatatgtatgaaaaaataaataatattaatttttgtaattCTGTACATATAAATGGGGAAATTAATGAAAATGTATCAAATGTTGGTGATAATAAATCAGatgaatttttatttccatCACATTTAATGATATTATGTGCAGCAGCTAGtgatttttatattccttttgATGATTTACTTGATTTTAAGATAGATAGTAACAATTGTCCTTTTCAAATTGAAATGTATTTAACTCCTaagttttataaaattacatataaatatttcccATTTTTAAAGCattgtatatttaaattagaAGATCAGGACAATGTACttattaaaaaatcaaaTGAACGGCTAGAACATGCAGATATGTTAATAGCAAATATATTAACGCAGAGAAATatgtttgtttatatttttaagaagGAACAAGAATATTTCAAATTAACTAAATCGAAAGGAGAACcaattgaaaataatatatgtcgTGAAGTATGTAAGCACTtttcaataatataa